In the genome of Paenibacillus pabuli, the window TGGAAAATGGGGATGAGAACGTGAGTTTAACACTATTCAGGAAAGTAAGCATCATATGGTTGGTATTCCTGATCGGACTAAGTGGTCTATGGAATAATATCAGCATTGTACAACAAGCGCATGCCGCAGCCGCAGATCCCTACCTTGGTGAGATCAGATTATTCCCTTACAGAGCGGTGCCCACAGGATGGATGCCCGCCAGAGGACAGACGCTCTCTATAAGCCAATATTCAACACTCTTCTCACTGCTAGGCGATAAATATGGCGGTGACGGCTCATCAACATTTGCCTTACCTAACCTTACCAATGCTGCACCAGAAGGGATGGGCTATTACATAGCTATGGATGGTATATTCCCTTCCCGAGACCCAGATGTTTTATACACCCGAAATGCTGTGTTAGGCGAGGTTCGCCTATTTCCATATTTCTTCTCTCCCACGGGTTGGTTAACTGCTGAAGGGCAGAGCGTTAATACCTCCGTATATTCGAATCTATATAAAATGATTGGTACAACCTACGGATCAGACAAACCGGATGAATTCAAGTTGCCTAACTTCCCAGAGATTAATGGTGTACATTACGCTATATTTACAAACTCAGCCAACCATGCCGAGAATGGTACAGGTAACGAGTACATTGGTGAGATCATTCCCATGTTAGTCAGTCTTTCGACAAAAAACTGGATATTGGCGGATGGTTCCACTCTTGGCACTAACGATAATCAGCTCCTGTTTAGTCTGTTGAGCACCAGGTTTGGGGGCGATGGTCAGGTGAACTTTAAAGTACCTAATTTGAACAGCAGCCAATCCGACTTGGTTTATTATGTTGCTAACGAAGGAGCGTTCCCCAGCTTGGACGGTGGGCAGCTTCCGGAAGCAATGGAAGACACCTATACCACGAACCAAAACTCCACTTTGGCTGAGTCTGCACCAGGCGTGCTTTCCAATGATAGCGACGGTTCTACCGCTATTTTGAAAAGTGGGCCGATGAACGGAACATTGGTAATGAATGCTAACGGGGCATTTACTTATACTCCGAACGCCAATTATGTGGGAAGTGACAGCTTTACCTATAGTGCCAGCAATCCATGGGGCACAAGTATTCCGGTGTCAGTGACCATAACGATTGAGCAAACCACTCCTCCTATAGTCAACGGCATATCTGACGGTGGAATATATAATCAAACGGTAACACCTACATTTAATAGTGGTACTGCATTTCTGAATGGTACTGCATTCGCAAATGGCACTACAGTTACGGCTGACGGGGTTTACACATTGGTGGTAACCAACAGTATTGGCACTACAACGTTGAATTTTTCCATTGATACAGCAGCTCCTGTTGTATTGGGTGTCACTGATAATGGAAAATACAATGAAAGCCCAACAATCACTTTTAATGAAGGAACAGCCACTCTGAACGGTTCACCCTTCAGCAGCGGAGAAACGGTTCAATCTGAAGGAGAATATTCACTGATTGTTACCGATAGTGCGGGCAATACCACAACCCTGCATTTCAGCTTTTATACGCCTCGAACGATCAACTTTAACAGTAACGGCGGTTCTGAAGTAAACGAACAAACGGTGTCTTACGGTGACAAGGTTATTGTTCCAGCAGTTCCAACTAAAGCAGGATACACCTTTGCTGGATGGTATACCGATTCAGGTCTGAGTCAGGCTTTTGATTTTGACAATACCACCGTTACCGCTGATATCACTCTGTATGCGAAATGGACGGTTAACTCATATACTGTTAATTTCGATCCTAATGGTGGTTCAGTCGTTGCTGATCAGACGGTCCCATATGGTGAGTTGGTGACAGCTCCTGACGTTCCAACCAAAGCAGGGTACACCTTCGGTGGATGGTATACCGATTCAGGATTGACTCAGGCTTTCGATTTTGACAATACAACTGTAACCAACAATATCACTCTGTATGCAAAATGGACGGTCAACTCCTATACGGTTCACTTCGCATCTAATGGTGGTTCAGTCGTTGCTGACCAATCTATTCAACATGGTGACTTGGCGGCTGCGCCTGACAGTCCAACCAAAGCAGGACACACTTTCGGTGGATGGTATACCGATTCAGGATTGAGTCAGGCTTTTAATTTCGACACTACCACCGTTACCGCTGATATCACTCTGTATGCAAAATGGACGGTCAACTCCTATACCGTTAATTTCGATTCTAATGGTGGTACAGTCGTTGCTGATCAGACGGTCCCATATGGTGAGTTGGTGACAGCTCCTGACGTTCCAACCAAAGCAGGACACACTTTTGCCGGCTGGTATCATGAACCTGAACTGAGTACGCCATTTGACCTGAATACTACATCGATTGTCCAGGACACCACATTGTATGCAAAATGGACTCCAAACACATATACGGTAACTTTCAATACACTTGGAGGATCCACAGTATCCGATATAGCTGTTGAATACGAAAAGAAACTTTCAGCACCTGCTTCGCCAAGCCGTTCCGGCTATACGTTTGCAGGTTGGTATACAGACCCCGAGTTGAAGACGCCATTCAACTTTGCTCAAACAGTAATTACAGCCGATCTGACCTTATATGCCAAATGGAGTGTTAATTCCACGCCACCGTCTGGTGGGAATGGTGGTAACAGCAGCGGCTCCTCCGGTAACCAGAATAACAACGGGGCGAGTGGTAATCCTTCGCCACCTAACACAACGAATTCATCCAATAATGGCCGTTTAACCCTCGCATCGGGGCAGGTCGGGCAAGTAAGTTTGGGTGGCATCGCTGTAAATATCCCTGCGGGGGCAATGAACCAGGAACTCAGAGTCACTATTGAACAGATTGCAGATCCTTCTGCCTTGCTGACCCATCAGATCCAACTGCTCAGCCCGGTATATGAACTGCTAAAAAATGTTCCGCAAAACTTCAATGTACCCGTCACATTAACGCTGACATTTGATTCATCAAGCTTACAGCGCAATCAGCGGGCTGAACTATTTTACTTTGATGAACAGGATAAGGTTTGGCTCTCCGCCGGTAAATCATCTGTGAATGGAAATCAAATTCGGGTAGACGTAGACCATTTCACCAAATTTGCCGTATTGGCGGTTGATCAGCCCAAGGAGCCGACAGAAATTTCATTTAATGATGTCGAAGGTCACTGGGGGAAAGAAGTCATCCAACAGGCTATTCGTGAAGGCATAGTGAAAGGATATGCCGATGGAACATTCAAGCCGAATGCATCCATTACACGTGCAGAGTTTACGGTGATGCTGATGAATGCATTGCAAACAGATTACAAGGAAGCGACGTTACCTTTTACCGATCATTCACAAATAGGAGCATGGGCACAATCTGCTGTAGCACATGCAGTACAAGCCGGATTTATCCAAGGAGACCCGGATGGGGCTTTTCGTCCTAACGAATCTGTAACCCGTGCAGAGATGGCTGTCATGGTCGCCAACGCTATGCAATTAAAGGCAGACTACGGCACCCAATCATCCTTTGCAGATGATAAACAGATTCCGACTTGGGCCAGAGCAGCTGTCGCTGGCTTGCAAGAGTCCGGATTGCTGAACGGCAAAGGAATGAACACCTTTGCTCCTAGAGACAAAACCACACGTGCAGAAGCGGTGAAGTTATTGCTGAGTATGCCAAAATAACAAGCCATAAAAAAAGCCTGCGTTCTGGAGCACCCTTTCGAAACTGGATATAACAGTTTGAGAGGGGCAACCATAGAACACAGGCTATTTGCGTTTTAAGAATACTGAATGGCATTTGCAATAAGCATAAACACAATACCCATAGCAATCCACATTACCATCAGCGGCCAGAAAAATCTAACCCATTTCTGATATGGAATGCCGGATACCGCGAGACTGCCCATCAAAGCAGAAGACGTTGGCAGAATCATGTTGGTGAACCCGTCTCCGAACTGAAAGGCCAGTACCGCAGTCTGACGGGTAACTCCGAGCAGATCGGATAATGGAACCATAATCGGCATCGTTGTCACGGCCATACCTGTACCCGAAGTGATGAATACGTTCATGATATTTTGGAAAAAGTACATACCCAATACCTGAACGGAGGACGGCAATTCGCTAACCGCTGTGGACATTCCATATACTACGGAATCAATTACGTTACCCTGATCAAGCACAACCATGATACCTCTTGCCAGACCGATGATAAAAGCACCATAAGCGATACTGCTTGCGCCTTTGACGAATTCACTGGCAATCCGGCTAGGACCGAAACCAGACACGAGGCCAGAGATCACACCCATGCTCAGGAAGAGAGCCGCCAACTCCTCCATCCACCAGCCTTCTTTCGACACACCCCAGATTAACAGGGTAAAGCCAGCTACAATGGTAATGATGGTCAGAATATGTGTGATGCGAATCGTTGGCAATTGGTTCAAGTCTACCGCAGGTGCATCTGCCGCTTGCTCTTGTTCCAGTTCATGCACCAAACCACGAGTTGGATCAGACTTCACTCTGGACGCATAACGCATGATATAGATACTTGTCACAGAGATGAGACAAACCAAAATAATCGCGCGCAGCCACATGCCTGAGAAGATCGGAACTTCTGCAATGGCCTGAGCCAGTCCAACGTTGAACGGATTGAGAAGTCCCGCGGTAAAACCACACGAGGCCCCCAGCGAGATCATCGCTGTCCCGGTTAGAGCGTCATACCCCAGCGCACGCGCGATAGCGATCCCGATTGGCACAAAGACCATAACCTCTGTAGACATGCCCATCGTAAACCCACCCACAGAGAACAAGGTGATGAATACCGGGATGACCCATAATCCCTTGTTGGCGAACGAACGGGCTACCCGACCTGTAAGAGCTTCAATTGTTCCTGTGCTCGTAATAATCTGAAATGCTCCACCGATGATGAAAATAAAGAATACAACGTCAGCGGAATCCACCAGTCCGCGAACGATGGACTTGGGAATATCCCATAACCCCGTTGGATTAGCCTCTACATGATGGTATGAACCTGGAACGAGCAAGGATTTGCCTGTCGCTTCATCCTTCACCCGATCAAATTCCCCTGCAGGAATAATGTAGGTCAGCACAGTAGCGACCAGCACCAGAATGAACAGGATAACGAAGGTGTGAGGCATCTTGAACCATTTACGCCGTTGTTGTGGTTGTTTTGTTATGTTTTCCAATTCATCATCCCTCGTCCTTCTGTTGTTTCCATGCTTTGAACTCATCCCGTACCTGCTGCAGTGCTGCCTTGTCTGCGTACAAATCGAACGCTGTCAGTGCAAGTGCCTTCGCCGCACGGTTTAATTCGATCATGCCTTCCTCCGCTCCGGCAAGCCGGGCAAATTCAGGTGTGTGTGTTGTCGCATCTCCTAGCCGAATATACGGATGGATGGCAGCTGTAATTTGGCTTACGTTACCGATATCCGAGGAGCCCACACCGCCTGTTTGCGGTGGATCATGCACTTCAATGCCCATATCCTCCAAGTTCTGCTGGAACAAGCCCGCCAGAGTTTTGTTGTTATTCCGCTCGGCATAGATCAGACCTTCTGTAATATCTACCGTAGCCCCAACGCCTTCCGCAGCATGGCGCACGACACGATATACTTTGTCCATGACGATTTTCAGCTCTTCGACGGTCTTCGCCCGAATGATATATACAGCTTCAGCTAACTCAGGCACCACGTTGGGCGCATCTCCACCCTTGGTAATAATCCCGTTAACCCGAACGTCATCCTTCAAATAGGGGCGCAGTGAATTTATTCCCGCGTACGCGTTGACCAAGGCATCCAGTGCACTAATTCCCTTCTCAGGAGATGAGGCAGCATGTGCCTGTTTGCCGTGGAACGTAAAGGTTGCGTCCACACAAGCCAGCGCACCTCTCAGTACCATCGTTTTTTGCTGTGGGTGACACATCATGACGGCATCAATCTCATTGAATACGCCATCGTTCACCATAATGATTTTGCCCCCGCCTTCTTCCTCAGCCGGTGTGCCCAGAACGATGATCCGTCCCGGAAGATCAGGGCAAGCTTCTTTGAGCGCCAGTGCTGCACCTACAGCAGAGGTTCCGATCAGGTTGTGCCCGCAAGCATGTCCGATACGGGGCAGCGCATCATATTCGGCGAGCAGCGCGACCGTGGGTCCGCCTGGTTGGCCCTCCCATACAGCACGGAACGAGGTATCGAGGCCTGAAATGCCTTTCTCCACTTGAAATCCGGCTGATTCTAGCGGTTCAGTTAACCATTGTTGTGCTTGGACCTCCTGAAAGCTAAGTTCAGGGTTAGCATGAATGCGCAACGATAATTTCCGTAAGTCGGGGTCCAGCCGATCTACGGTTTCTTTGATTTTTTGCTTCGTATGAGCAGGGTCAGGATACATATTATTTTGCCGCCTTTCTCTAAATACAGCATGTCTATATTCAATTCAATCGAATAAATATACAATCAGATTGGATATATTGTATGTGTGACCAAGCCATAAGTAAATTCAAAAAAATTAAGGAAAAGCCCATAAAAAATTTTATGGGCTCGTTTGGTATTTACATATGGATATCATGAGATGTCAGCATATTACTGGTTCATTTATACTTTTATCAAGACAGCGTCCATATACATTTTGATCTTATGTACATCCTTTGAATGGATAATCCTTATGAAAAGGATACCGCCCAATAGCAATAGAATACTTTTTATGGCAAGAAAACAGCGGATAATTATGCAGAAAGCAATGCATCTAGCCCACTGCGTCTTTATCAGCCTCTACCCACAACATGCTGTGTTCCTGCCGTTTTCATCAAATCAACAAAGCGACCCACCGTTGCCTGTTGCAGCAC includes:
- a CDS encoding M20 family metallopeptidase, with the translated sequence MYPDPAHTKQKIKETVDRLDPDLRKLSLRIHANPELSFQEVQAQQWLTEPLESAGFQVEKGISGLDTSFRAVWEGQPGGPTVALLAEYDALPRIGHACGHNLIGTSAVGAALALKEACPDLPGRIIVLGTPAEEEGGGKIIMVNDGVFNEIDAVMMCHPQQKTMVLRGALACVDATFTFHGKQAHAASSPEKGISALDALVNAYAGINSLRPYLKDDVRVNGIITKGGDAPNVVPELAEAVYIIRAKTVEELKIVMDKVYRVVRHAAEGVGATVDITEGLIYAERNNNKTLAGLFQQNLEDMGIEVHDPPQTGGVGSSDIGNVSQITAAIHPYIRLGDATTHTPEFARLAGAEEGMIELNRAAKALALTAFDLYADKAALQQVRDEFKAWKQQKDEG
- a CDS encoding InlB B-repeat-containing protein, which codes for MSLTLFRKVSIIWLVFLIGLSGLWNNISIVQQAHAAAADPYLGEIRLFPYRAVPTGWMPARGQTLSISQYSTLFSLLGDKYGGDGSSTFALPNLTNAAPEGMGYYIAMDGIFPSRDPDVLYTRNAVLGEVRLFPYFFSPTGWLTAEGQSVNTSVYSNLYKMIGTTYGSDKPDEFKLPNFPEINGVHYAIFTNSANHAENGTGNEYIGEIIPMLVSLSTKNWILADGSTLGTNDNQLLFSLLSTRFGGDGQVNFKVPNLNSSQSDLVYYVANEGAFPSLDGGQLPEAMEDTYTTNQNSTLAESAPGVLSNDSDGSTAILKSGPMNGTLVMNANGAFTYTPNANYVGSDSFTYSASNPWGTSIPVSVTITIEQTTPPIVNGISDGGIYNQTVTPTFNSGTAFLNGTAFANGTTVTADGVYTLVVTNSIGTTTLNFSIDTAAPVVLGVTDNGKYNESPTITFNEGTATLNGSPFSSGETVQSEGEYSLIVTDSAGNTTTLHFSFYTPRTINFNSNGGSEVNEQTVSYGDKVIVPAVPTKAGYTFAGWYTDSGLSQAFDFDNTTVTADITLYAKWTVNSYTVNFDPNGGSVVADQTVPYGELVTAPDVPTKAGYTFGGWYTDSGLTQAFDFDNTTVTNNITLYAKWTVNSYTVHFASNGGSVVADQSIQHGDLAAAPDSPTKAGHTFGGWYTDSGLSQAFNFDTTTVTADITLYAKWTVNSYTVNFDSNGGTVVADQTVPYGELVTAPDVPTKAGHTFAGWYHEPELSTPFDLNTTSIVQDTTLYAKWTPNTYTVTFNTLGGSTVSDIAVEYEKKLSAPASPSRSGYTFAGWYTDPELKTPFNFAQTVITADLTLYAKWSVNSTPPSGGNGGNSSGSSGNQNNNGASGNPSPPNTTNSSNNGRLTLASGQVGQVSLGGIAVNIPAGAMNQELRVTIEQIADPSALLTHQIQLLSPVYELLKNVPQNFNVPVTLTLTFDSSSLQRNQRAELFYFDEQDKVWLSAGKSSVNGNQIRVDVDHFTKFAVLAVDQPKEPTEISFNDVEGHWGKEVIQQAIREGIVKGYADGTFKPNASITRAEFTVMLMNALQTDYKEATLPFTDHSQIGAWAQSAVAHAVQAGFIQGDPDGAFRPNESVTRAEMAVMVANAMQLKADYGTQSSFADDKQIPTWARAAVAGLQESGLLNGKGMNTFAPRDKTTRAEAVKLLLSMPK
- a CDS encoding YfcC family protein, with amino-acid sequence MENITKQPQQRRKWFKMPHTFVILFILVLVATVLTYIIPAGEFDRVKDEATGKSLLVPGSYHHVEANPTGLWDIPKSIVRGLVDSADVVFFIFIIGGAFQIITSTGTIEALTGRVARSFANKGLWVIPVFITLFSVGGFTMGMSTEVMVFVPIGIAIARALGYDALTGTAMISLGASCGFTAGLLNPFNVGLAQAIAEVPIFSGMWLRAIILVCLISVTSIYIMRYASRVKSDPTRGLVHELEQEQAADAPAVDLNQLPTIRITHILTIITIVAGFTLLIWGVSKEGWWMEELAALFLSMGVISGLVSGFGPSRIASEFVKGASSIAYGAFIIGLARGIMVVLDQGNVIDSVVYGMSTAVSELPSSVQVLGMYFFQNIMNVFITSGTGMAVTTMPIMVPLSDLLGVTRQTAVLAFQFGDGFTNMILPTSSALMGSLAVSGIPYQKWVRFFWPLMVMWIAMGIVFMLIANAIQYS